A stretch of Anoplopoma fimbria isolate UVic2021 breed Golden Eagle Sablefish chromosome 4, Afim_UVic_2022, whole genome shotgun sequence DNA encodes these proteins:
- the tmem126a gene encoding LOW QUALITY PROTEIN: transmembrane protein 126A (The sequence of the model RefSeq protein was modified relative to this genomic sequence to represent the inferred CDS: inserted 1 base in 1 codon), with amino-acid sequence MSEHTEKDRASGNGLSRAVIAEMLAKNFDKLPDLDQKLFKYGPLYLXGNGGLAGLISNSLYRRALNVTQAPFASGLPMAVLPFLTTVALYNAAVSSPLMSGDLNCPTCALMRGALIGVVGGGVYPILLALPVNLGLATRYSTAPMPQKGNVLRYWVDLSRPVLRKMRAVLLLQVFFGTYLSSRHFESYTKLAQITFGSGAEELKD; translated from the exons ATGTCGGAACATACCGAGAAGGACCGAGCGTCCGGAAACGGGCTCTCGAGAGCTGTCATTGCTGAAATGCTGGCGAAGAATTTCGATAAACTCCCCGACCTCGACCAGAAACTCTTCAAGTACGGACCCCTGTACC GGGGGAACGGAGGCCTCGCGGGGCTGATATCCAACAGCTTGTACCGCAGAGCCCTGAACGTCACGCAGGCGCCCTTCGCCTCCGGCCTGCCGATGGCCGTGCTGCCCTTCCTGACCACAGTCGCCCTGTACAACGCAGCGGTGTCCTCCCCCCTCATGTCGGGGGACCTCAACTGTCCCACCTGTGCCCTGATGCGAGGCGCACTCATCGGTGTGGTCGGTGGCGGCGTGTACCCCATCCTCCTGGCCTTACCTGTCAACCTCGGGCTTGCAACCAGGTACAGCACGGCGCCGATGCCGCAGAAGGGCAATGTGCTGCGGTACTGGGTGGACCTCTCCAGGCCGGTCCTGAGGAAGATGAGGGCGGTGCTGTTGCTTCAGGTTTTCTTCGGCACCTACCTGAGCTCCAGGCACTTTGAGTCGTACACCAAGCTGGCACAGATAACATTTGGCTCAGGTGCAGAGGAACTCAAGGACTAG